A region of the Pempheris klunzingeri isolate RE-2024b chromosome 21, fPemKlu1.hap1, whole genome shotgun sequence genome:
ACGCGGCAACACCGTGTCAGCGCCTCCACAAATCTCCTGCGCGCTCTCAGCTTAATAGCATGTCAGAGACCACAACTGATGCAACGGGGGTCACAGTGAGTCTATGTTTCACTATAACGAACCCTCTCCCCGCCCGGCCCCGGGACTGCGCTGGCAAAGCAGAGATTGATGTCCCAATCAGGGCTGCTGTTAGATAAAACAGAGCTGCGGACTATGAGAGCTCCAGCCAGGATTATCATAAGGCGGCCAAACACCATTTAGgctaaaaagaaatgcaaagaaaaataataatgataatccaCAATAGTATGACATTTCATTTGTAGAGATGGATACATGAGGTTGCACCACTTCAGCTGTAAACTCGCACTGCAGCTCAGAGCTGTTTGCAaataattaagattttttttaaattttttttttttttaagagtttaAATAATGGGTCGTAATTCAGTATGAGCCAGAAATTGTGCCagtgtgatttctttttattttatcacagTTTGATGCTGGAGTCGACGTTTTAATTTAAATACAAGCTCAAAGCTGCGTTATGGTGGCATATCTAATCACATttcaattaaataattaattacagtaatagatttttcctctccctgtctttaCTGGAGGTCTTGAAATTGagcaaatgaaaataagaaaagtcaCATACAAACTTAAAAGGAACAAAATAACCAACTAGAGCTCCTCACGTGCCCACTCACTTAGCATGAACATTATAAATCATTTTCTGTAccaaaaaaaatagaagaaaaaaaaatcaatgtctGGATTATTATTGTATGCAAACTTAGACGCTCTCTGTGGGATGGACTGCTCCATTAGCCAGAGCCTGGAATGAAAGCGTTTTATGGCTGCATATACTACAGGGTTTCTTGGAGGCGTTTTGAAATGTCTGCATGCCAATAAAGGAAAGTGGCCTTGACTTGAATTTGACCTCTTTGTATTAGGACTCCTAAGCTCGGCAGATGGAGACTGTGGGATGCGGTTTTTGTGAGATATTTCATGACTTGCAACTTGGGACATATATCCTCTAAAGTTTTTAAACTGAGGAGCTGTTAAAAGTAGATATAAAACGCCCCCCTTCTCTTTCATACAGGATCATTTAGCTGGAAACCTAATAGTTAAACTCAACTGCAAATGTAACTTATCGATTTAGCTCTCACTGAGTGGCGGCAGCTGGGCACGCAGATCACAGTGCTGGCACAGGCATGGTCACCTCATCCATCAAGGGGCACGGATTATAGCTTTCTTCTAATCTTGGACTGTATGCTCTGCGTGTCAGTGGCTGCACACTCTTGAAAGAAGTCCCAGCAAAAGTTGCATTTATGTGCACATGGGATGTTTAAAAACAGGGCACATTCAGCCTGCCTCTGAGGAGGGAGCTCACCAGAAAAGCCCCAAAGAGGAAGCAGAGTTTGCAAAATGCAGCCAgtattgcatttaaaaaaaacaagccttaaTTTTAAACTTTTGCTTTCACACTTTGCTCCAGCGATTTACTGggtgtctgtgttgtttgcagaaaaaaatagacaattctgacttttaaatgtgtaaaaaaaaaccatgaaGTGAGAGGCTGAGCCACCATCTGCGTGATATTTGATGCGCAGCTTAGCTGCACAGTGTCTACCTTGGTAACACAAACGTCAGGCTCGGTTTACTGGCCACAAGTGCTGGTGATAAATATTCATGGTGGTGGCGCCTGCGCCTTCCCGATATCTGAGTGTTTGTCATTTCCAGACTCGAGcgtaaatacatttaaagtgGATGTTTTTCCTGCGCTCCTATTTGATCTGGAGTCACCACCAGCTCCATGGGCTGATGGGAGACGCGCCGCAGCCTCCTCCTTTTTACGAGCATTTTATTTTCGACACCGTGTTGTAGGTTCTGTGGAGAGTAATAGGACAGAGGCATGGGGTGGACATTAAAGCAGCATAGTCAAAGTTCATGCTTTGCACGTCAAAGGAGCAGcgtctgctttaaaaaaaaaaaactaaacacaagTTGCAGTTTCTCTCCAtgtgcagagaaataaaaaaggagGAGTCCATAATGAGGCAAATAATCATCGATCCAAACAAAACCCAGCATTATTCTAGGAAACTATTTTtccatcattattattttgcatTCTGAAGCTGAATGGtacatttaaatgtgcttttgtaTTAAGTTGGAAATGATGAGTAAACAGGTCTTTAGGTGGTTTCAGCTTCTGTCTCTACTTTTGTCAAACTGCCACcagctttatatttaaatgtgacacaCGTGCGCATCCCGCCAGCTTAGAAACCACACGAGATAGTTTTAACGCACCCACCCTCAACTATTTATGTTTGCAGTTacaatgtgaacatttttctaTAAAGCTGCGAAGTGACTTTGCTCTCAAACGAATTCACGCGGCGTGGAGTGGtgcgccttttttttttttttttttcttttctacagcAGTGCGTCAGTGAAGCATCAGCACTGCAACCTAGATAGATAGTGTTAAATAGAGTcgaaaaagtcattttattaCCATCCTTCATTTATCTCCAAATTTAATAGTCCGTGAAAGgaaaatatgaatacatttcaaTACATTTCAGCAAATCATCTAAGATGGTGGGAGAtggaggatgttttttttttgttttatcattattattattattattattattttggctGGTATAagcgcacatgcacacacgcacatgtacaCTCCTCTTGTGCTGATGTGTGCAGATTCttttactattgttttttttttttttttaaatgctattTGGTTCTTTTTGGTGAGTGCAGCAGTTCTGCCAAAGCTGCAGACTGACAGATCGTGGCTCCGTGCGCACTGGCAGTGTTAACCATGATCACTGGCGGCTGCTGATGTGATCTCTGCCTAATGGGGCGGTCAAGCAAGCTGCAGCCAGGAACAATGAGGGGGCCACACTGACTCCTCAGCTCAACCCCAAATCTATGAAATCCGACAAACGcggaaaaggaaaataaattagATTTGAAAATTAGATTCCCGAACAATTAAGTAAGGCAAACTACTCCGGTTTACACTGAGGAACAACCGCCGTGATTAATCGATTTAATTTGCACATTACTGGAGGGCAAAGTGTTGGATGTTAATTTTGGATAAACAGAAGATGCAGAAGGGGGAGAGAATTTACTGATTATTGACTGACAGGGAAGTTGTGACAGTGCGTTTAAAACGTAACCTTTAGCTTTAAATAGGCTgttgcctcacacacacacacacacacacacacacttgcaaaagcatgcacacacacacacacacacacacacacacacacacacacacacagagtaaagaATTAAAATTGCTTGTGCAACAAAACATGCAATAATCCTTCCACCGAAGCCGTACTAAATGCATTATTATGCTGGCAAAAACTCTGCAGcaaattattctatttttcatgcacccccacccccctcactCCCCCCCCATACAAAAAGACCCCATTAGTTTCACCCAGCACCCATGTTGAGATCAACCTCAAACACCAATGAAACCAATAACCTCCAACGCATTGCatcattgtattttttaatcCTTTAATATAGTACGAAATGTatccaaacatttttttgtaaactaAATTTTACATACGAGCGCATTTCTCCATAAATACCGATCATTTCTAACATGTTGCCGGTCCTTTACATGCGGATAAATATGGAAAATTGAGCTACTTACATGTAATAATACTTCCTTTCAGACAAAGCAAGTGACAGAGATTTTATATTTATCACGTACATAAACAGATTGACACGGAATTTCAGGCTTTCACTACACGATTTATCGACATGACATTAAATAACAACAATGATACTGTGCTACTCAAACTGGACCTTGGACGAAAATGTTGCACTGAATAGGCTACAAAAGCACATTAATACTAAGAGTCGGTTAGGTCGACGTGTAGACTGTAGTAATACTGAATAATTCACATTTGGTTCACAACTATAACATTCTTTTCAATGAAGTCTATTCATCGCAATATTCTTAAAACCATCTCATTTTTCCATATATCTAGGGACCACATTTTCACAAATTCCCTTAAACTGTGATAGAactatttacaaaataaaatattacatttttttcccaacTTGGTGAAATCCGTATGTACAAAAATTCAGGCCTCTACCCGCAGATAGCATGCTTTTTTGAGATCTCTTTTGAGCAGTCTCtcagtaaaaataaagactCAAAGAAATAttgagggggggaaaaaagttaAACTGGGTGGCTGTCCTCGCCTCCTTTTTGTCCATGCATTCTCTCTCATTGACATTAAGACAGCCTTTAATTGATCGTTTGGGCCTCCCGTGTTTTCTCAGTCCATGTTTCACTGGCTGACTTTATAAAGTCTTTGATTccaagcagttttttttttaaaaaaaactctgcagtcttttctctctttcgttttttttttgttttcaaaaatatttacacGTACCATTCATTGAAATTTGACGACAGCGTGCTGTGGCTGGTTGTGTGGTGTACTGCTGAGGCTGCTGGTGAtatggagctgctgctctggttCTCTGTGGACGGTGATACTatggtggggggggtggaggacTCGTACCCTGAACTGGCCGCTGGAGACGGCTGCGGTCCTGGATTGGTGGATTCGTGGACCTTCAATAATAGGAGAAATGttatacaaaaaaaagcatccaAGCATTGGCTGCGTTTGCCCTAGGTtcagttttttctctcctcctttttgtgCAAATACAAGACAAGAGAAATCCatccaaacaaaataaaaactcctCACTTGATTGTTTTTGAACATCAGTTAATTTCCTATATCCacaatattattattctcaTCAAGATCTTTGGTCTCATTTGTCGgttgaaagaaaagaaataacgTGTCAAGGGAAATTAACTTCTCTTCCTCTATTCCTGCAAtcaaagctgctgcagcttctcctctaaatgttacaaaaatgcatttttatattCTCACCTCCAGACACGACGagccacaaaaaaacacatttactctGTGAAATTGCAGTTATatcatttctgttcattttgttAAGACattggagaagaaaaaaaacaaacgaaCAATAAAAGCCATTTTTACCTTCATGTGTTTTCGGAGGGAGCTGGGGTGTGTGTATGACTTGTCACACATTTTGCACAGATAGGGCTTGTCCGACGTGTGGACGTGCATGTGTTTCTTGCGGTCGCTGCTGTTTGCAAATCGCCTGTCGCAGCCTTCAAACTCACACTTAAAAGGCTTCTCACctaaataaagaagaaaatgaatgcagcGTTCAACAGTGGATGTCAACAAAATCCCATATCACACATTACTGTATTTAAAGATTTGCAACGTGGGAGAACACtcacttaataataataataaagatttttttttttaaaggcagcttatttttcttttaaatttgaCAGACACAAATATAATGTACTTATAGGCTGcaaatttaatcaaaaactTTAACCCACTGAGCTTCGTGAATTAATTCATTTGATTACGTTTAAATATGCATCACAATAACAAGCTGAACAAAAACTAACAGgacttaaaataaaagcatgaaatattCTGTGTTGACAACTGCACTGAATCACATGCCAGTGACGAGACTCCAgctgcctaataaataataacccGGATCGCATGCATATTCTGGATGGGTTATTGTCAGCATGGATTTGGCAGGAAAAAGCGGTCAATCTGTGCGGATCTTACCGGTGTGAGTCCTTTTGTGAATTTTTAGGTTTTCCGATCGAGCAAATACTTTGCCACAGCCGGGGAACGGACACGGAAAGGGCTTTTCTCCGGTGTGTACTCTGATATGATTTACAAGTTTGTATTTGGCTTTGAATGGCTTTCCTTCTCTGGCGCAGTCCTCCCAGAAGCAGATGTGGTTGGTCTGCTCCGGTCCCCCCACATGCTCCACCGTCAGATGGGTCACAAGCTCGTGCATCGTGCTAAAAGTTTTGTTGCACGACTTTTTGGGATTCGTCAGCTGCTCCGGCTCGATCCACTTGCAGATGAGCTCTTGTTTGATCGGCTGCCTCATGTATCGAAAGAAGGCCCCTGCTCCGTGGTGTGCGGCCATATTCATGTTCATGGGGCCGTAGCCGTGCAGCTGGGTCGAAGCGTAGTGGTCGGACCGCGGGCTCGTAACGTGGCCGTACTGGTCGGCCCGTCCGTACATGTCCCCCGTGAAGCCCAGTCGCATCTGGCTGTTGACCACGTTGGAAGACGCATGGCTCGCCGCTTGCTCGTGGAGCCCCGGGAAGAGCAGGTGCCCCGCTGCATCCGAGTGTCCATGTGGCCCTGCGAAACTTCCGGAGGCGAACAAACTGTGCTGCGCCCCGGTGGCGTCCCCGAAACCCCGATTTCTGAAGAGAAAGTCCCTGGTGGAGTTGAAAGCCGCCGTGGAGTAAGAGCCAACGTGGgtcgggtggtggtggtgtccCAGGGCGGCTGCTGCGTAGCCGGGCGCCTGGGAGGAAAACGCCGTTTGTCCGGAGCCGATGTCGTGGGAgctgtggtttattttgaaGGCGCCCATCCCATCCGCAAACGGATTTATCCCCAACgccacttctctctctgtgacttcGCCTGTTGAGTGATGCC
Encoded here:
- the zic1 gene encoding zinc finger protein ZIC 1 → MLLDAGPQYPTIGVTTFGSSRHHSTGEVTEREVALGINPFADGMGAFKINHSSHDIGSGQTAFSSQAPGYAAAALGHHHHPTHVGSYSTAAFNSTRDFLFRNRGFGDATGAQHSLFASGSFAGPHGHSDAAGHLLFPGLHEQAASHASSNVVNSQMRLGFTGDMYGRADQYGHVTSPRSDHYASTQLHGYGPMNMNMAAHHGAGAFFRYMRQPIKQELICKWIEPEQLTNPKKSCNKTFSTMHELVTHLTVEHVGGPEQTNHICFWEDCAREGKPFKAKYKLVNHIRVHTGEKPFPCPFPGCGKVFARSENLKIHKRTHTGEKPFKCEFEGCDRRFANSSDRKKHMHVHTSDKPYLCKMCDKSYTHPSSLRKHMKVHESTNPGPQPSPAASSGYESSTPPTIVSPSTENQSSSSISPAASAVHHTTSHSTLSSNFNEWYV